catcAATTATAACATTTCAAAGGTAAGATTTTGGACACTCTTTGGGTGTTGTTCAACAATGTGTAAATTTACCTGCTCACAGAACCAACTACTGCAGATGACTGACAAAGTATAAAATGGAAATCAAGGTGCATTACAGAATTCACCACACAATATTGCTATCGTAAGATTACATTAGTATGTAATAAATTAGAATGGCAATTACAGATTTCCAACATAGCTTTTAGGTGGCCATTCTGAAACAGCTTGACACAGAACATCATTGGTAGGAACAGCCATGTGAAATATCACTGCTGAATTGGGACTCTGAGTATACATACCATCCATCAAAAAGCTTAAACTCACAAAACACCCACTGTGTGTCACGTCTATAAATATGGTTACATCAAAAATGAATTTCTCAACTGACATGGATGAACCAACTGCCAACTAGTGGTGGGAATCAGTTGTGATATCAGAATCAATCATCGATTACAATCAGATCAACCCAACCAATCAATCATCAGTTGATAATGGGTTAAATTAAATCACAAGAATAACCTCTAAGTACTAAATACATTACACAATATCATGTGTTTGTTACCGTCTCAGACTTCTAAGGTAAGAAAGTACAATTCAGAGACAGATGGTTCAACATGAAGAGGTacacaaaagaaaataaaaataatgttcTTTCATGGTTTATCATTTATCATCAAGAGCCTCAATTATCAACCATTCAGCACCAAAAAGACCTAAACAGACAGCCTTTAAAAGACTTATCAAAAGGGAGAGTTTtcatcaatttcttttttaGGCCATCATCTCACTTTGCACAAGTACAAAGCGAAAACTATATCATAGGATTGTGTAATTTTACTCAGAGGTTTTTTGCTCTAAAAATGCAACCTATGTCTACAATCAAGACTAAGGTTATACCCTCATGAACATAGTAAACTGAAGTTGTATGCGCATAGAATGAGGTCAAAAGCACGTCAGTTTGTGTTGATGGCCAACTCCAATATATATGACAGCAGGCAAAACAAAGAACATAGACAAATCAATTTTCTGCCAACTACATTTCGTTTCAAGGCATGGGTACACACGAAATGATTATGATTTCTGTGAACAATGCAGACAGAAGTTGTAATTCTTGGTAACTTCCAGTTGTCTAGAGTTGTGTATTCCGTACTGTTTTCAAAAGAATTATTAGGGACAATCAATTATGAAATTCTGCAATTGATTATGGAAAGGGTAACCAATCAAATATTGATAGTAATTGATAATCAGAACACCATTACTGCCAACTTTATGCAGGTGAACTGCGTGAGGATCATGCATTAAATTACCAGAAAGCATGAGCAAATATCAAGCACGTCAACAGCTGCATTTTGGTGTAACGTTTTGCTAAGAATTTGCAAATTACTGAATTCATAAcatacaaatttgttttacaacatGTCAGTTCATACGTAAACAGTACGTTTAAATggaatggaatattttgaaaaatttaGTTTAGcagaagtaagtggctacatttacactagtgagtctaaacctaTGATTGGTAGTACATATAAAGTGCAAGAAAAGCTGTCTGACAGAATTCAGAAGAATGTTTCTAACATAAAAGTCACATAAGGcttgaaaatagaaatatttagGTCTGACAATAGCTACACATAAACCTGAGTCCCTTATCATGCTCAACAGATCTCTGACTGGCATTCTAAAAGTTGGGTAGCTCCATAAAAATAACCTTCATCCTTCATGTTGGACACAAAAAGTTGAGTAATTCCTGTCAACAGATTTATCAGTATGGTTTCACTGGTGACAGTATGAAAATTCATGGTCACACTGGGGTGTTAGTACTGGTGGGAACAAATGGCTTCTAAGGAAGAGTAACAGACTGATGAAGAGTAACACACAGCCTTGCCAGACACACAGGGCTTGACGTAAGCTTGTGTCAGTCTGGTGAGCAAAAAATCAAATAACTGTCTCCAAATGATCTTACTCAATAtttactcatggaaacaaataaggaaacacatggaagtgtttctttattcttttcctgGTTTCTTCACCAGATATGTAATGCAtggtgggtgaaattctggaaatatatACAGGAACATTTGTACTGTCATGAGTTCCCTCACTTGTTTCCATGAGTAGACAAAAGGAAACATTTCAGAGCCACACCatctttaacattttaaaacagAGAAACTTGTAAGAAACTTCCACTAACATGTCATTAACAAGTCTTTTGCTAATATAAGATTAAATGTATGACATTAGCAAAACAGGTTTGCTGGCAGATTGAGTTGTACCACAAGATCACTGATACATCAATGAAGATCTACGTGACAATATCTGACATTAAACAATCACTCTTCCACAAAGAGTTTTTGACAAATACAGATAACACACAAAATCATGTTAATTTTCAACTTCGGGAATGTTCATTATATATAGATGGGGTGGGTGGGAGGGTGATtgatttgattttgtacataatATGCAAGGGTGTCAGTGTGTGGGGGTGTCACTCTGACTATAAATTGGTGTGGGGTTAAGGGTAGGGGTGACCATATGTCCATatgcattgtacatgcttctcaataaatatcatcatcaccCTTATAGCCATTAATTATGAAAGAGTCACTTATGTTGGAGTACTCACTGGATTACCTCTAGTATGCTGACAAGGTGCTCAGTGAAGTGGGGCTCACAATACAACAAATATACCATGAAACTGCTTAGTTCTGGACCACAATAATCCGGAAACCAGAAAATTATTTTTCACATAGACAaacaaaatgcaataaagagGTAATTTTACTATATTTCACCTTGATCCATGTCATCTGGAATGACGCTGCATTGGGATAGAAACTGCCACTTGTCCATGAGTTCAAGACAAGCAAGAAATCCAGATGAATTGTTTTTCTGTCCCCTAAATCACCTGGGACTTGTCCAGTCGAGTCTGTGGACTAGCTGGATGCGACCAATGTTGCCTACCTCTGCTGTACTAAGTTTCAGTTAATGCACATGCAGCCATCTCTGTGTATATCCAACTTTGCGTAACTGGTGAAAGCATCtccacattcacacacaaaGTGCTTGGCCACCACACAATGCTGTTGTAGCTCTGTAACCTTGGCGAAGTACAAGTTGCAGTGAGAGCACTTCAGCCACACCTGATGGCCGATCTTATGCTGGTCCAGTAGTTTCTGAGTCCTGTACCTCTCACCACAGATCTCACACCTGACATACTTGGATGGGCCAACTGTATCTTCCACTAAGTGTCTACATTCATGTAGTTCTAGGTCACCCTCATTTGTAAATACTCTCTGACAAACTCTGCAATGTTTCTTGAACCCAACATTGATAATGGTTTTCTTACTATAGTTCCTGGCTCTGTTCTTCTGGTTACGTGCATGCTGCTTGAGATGACCAGTAGCAACGGTCTCTGAAGCAAATGTCTTGTAACAGAGTGAGCAGACAAATCTTCCCTGCCTGGATTTCTCATCTCTGTCTGCTGGCCTGTCACAAGCTTTCAATGACATCCTTCGCACACCTTTGCACATGCTGTCACCATTATCCAAATAATccttaaaatgtgttttttcttCTTGTCCTCTTTGAAATCTCACTTGTTCTGGCACATACAATTCCTTCCTGGTCTTATACAACATTGGCTTCTTCCTGTTAACCTCGGATGATGATAAGTCTATCTGTCCTGAACTTCTTGAACATTCAAAAATGTCCTTGTGACTGTGATCTTCATGAGTTCTGAGATCATCAGAAATCTGTTTATCACTGATTTCACCTGCACATTCATTTGCTGCATCTTGTTTGCGTTTTCGCCATCTCTCACTGACATCAGATGGCATCAGCTGGAAGTTAAACATATCCCAGCTTTGCTTTGGCTTGCATACTGTTTTCATCCTACATTTAGTACTTGCTGCAATTCTATTCTTACCAAGTTTACTGTTTAGGAAGTTCTTCCTTTCAGCTCTTGCAGAATCCATGATATCAAACCTTTCATGTAACAGTTCTGAACAAATCTGTGGCTTTTGGGACCTTGTGCTGTTATCTTGTGTAATTCTTCTTCTGGAGACGTTTAATGCTTCTTCTTTCTGACTGTGTGGATCATAAACCATGCTACTGTCGCTGTAAATGTCAGTCTGAGGCATGAACTCATCATCACTCCAAACCAGGTCTGGATGTCTGGAGACATCACTCATGATTAAGTCTGTATCCAAGGAACAATCCTGGACCACAGCAAACTTTGTATACCCGGACTCGCTCAACTCTTCATCCTCACGTGAGTCAGTGTCGGACCGTTCTAGCAGTGTTCTGGAAAGTTTATTAATATCAGACAATGAAACATTCGAGTCTCGGATATTCATGGATTCATTTTCTGTACTCTCTTGGTTGCTGTTGTCCAGTTTTTGTTTAGCCTGGCTCATCTCTGATACATTTATGgaagtttgacacaactttgtacattcagtttcagtgggAGCCTCTGCTACATCAGACATCACTTGACTTTGTTGCTCCTCATACAATTCAGCTATACAAAGATTACCCTTATCTTCTTCATACTCAGAAAaaagtacataatcatcatgatgttcATCTTCAACTGATAGTCTTTCATTTTCACTTGTATCACACAGTTCTGATATCATTTTATCATCAGAACTAAGAACATCATTAGAGAGATAAGTTTGATCCAACGAGACACCAGTTCCAGATTCATTATCTGCACACATAGTGTCATTATCAACATACACATCTGTCATACATTTATCTCTTCTACCACTTCTTATGAAACCTTGATCCTTGTGAAATTTGCCTTTGTTGTTTTCAGATGTCCCATAACAGGGCAGAGTTGCTGCTTCTGTGTGAGCATCAGCTGCAACATATACTTTAGAGGCATTGTCTACATCAGCCGCTTCCACAAAAACACCTGCCACAGATGCACTGGTCACAGAAGCACCTGCCACAGATGCACTGGTTGCAGAAGCATCTCCCATGGGTGCACCTGCAGATGCTTCTGGGGAACAGCTCTTGAAGGTCAGCTCCTTCTGAACCTTATTTTCACGTTCCACAGCAATGTTAGGTCTCTGGATGTTAGTTTTCTGACTGCAAGCAGCAGCTGAGGCTGGTATTGACAACTGCTGTCTGTTCATGCTGGTCAAATATGAGTgattcattgttttcattggGTGAGGACCTGAAGAAAGTGACTTTTTATGACAGTGTTTCTTTAGCACTGATGAGCCATTTCCAGTGTCATGTATCCGTTCATGCTTCCTGCGATTCCCAGATGAAGAAAACGACTTGTTACAAATGCGGCAATCAAGACTAGTCCCTGTGAAATGGCTCCTCACGTGTTTGAATGCACCAATCCAGGACAGGATCATCTTTGAACAAATGCGACACTCCCAACCCTTCTCAGTCTTAATAATGTAGTCACGGACAGTCACATTTGCTGGGACCATGGTTGACACTGTCAGGTCAACACATCCATACTGCTCatttcctccatggttctgcacaTCACTTTTTGGTGGGTGCATATCATGCTGAACGTCATCAGTCATTGCTTGGCAGGTGTCATGTGCCATGTCATCACTGGTTGGTTGGTGAATATCATGCTGCATGTCATCACCAGTTGGTTGGTTGATGTCATGCACAATGAGATCATTGGTTGGTTGGTGAATGTCATGTTGCATGTTATCACCAGTTGGTTGTACATCATGACGTAACACTCCATCCTGCCCTTGTCTTGGAGCACTGCAGTGTTCTGGAAGCAAGTCCTCATGACAGTATCCACCTTCTCCCAGAGAACACTTGAGACGATGATGCACTTCTGCATTGTGTCTGCCTCTAAACCGCACAAGGCATGACTTACACCTGTACCAACTACCAACTTGAATGAAGCCATCTTCCACTGACCTCAGACCATTTTGAATTTCAGTACCCAGTCCCAGGCCATTTCCCGGAACCGTCTTGTCAACTGGTTGTGAATGTGAATGCAATTGCATTTGTTTTCTGCCTTGCAACTTCTGACCACAGACTTTACAACTGTACCAAGTTCCAACTTTAACAAAATCCAAACATGGTGGACTAGGGTCAGGACACACTGTTTTTTCATCATCAGGATTCACAACCTTCAGATCATGAGAGTGATTCTTCACTTGTTCCTTCCCCCGCAAGTTTTCACCACAGGTTTTGCACCTATGCCAAGTACCAACTCTTAGGAAATTTGATTCCAATCCAGTGACAATGTGAATTTCCTGTTCTTCGGATTTCTTAATTTCATGAGCATGGGAGTGATTTTTCAGCTGTTCTTTCCCTCGCAAGTTCTTACCACAGATTTTACACCTATGCCAACTTCCAACAGTAAGAAATTCAGATTCCAGACAAGAGGTATTAAGAGATACCAGTTCCCCAGTGTCAGTCTCCTTACTGTTCTGTTCATGAGAATGTTTCTTAATCTGTTCTTTCCCTCGCAAGTTCTGTCCACAGATTTCACACTTGTACCATGAGCCATCCTGGAGGAAGACCAAGGAAAGTTGGCTCATGGCATCACCATACACCTGTGTTTTACTACAAGGCTGATGATCTGAAAGCGTCCCCAATTCATCATTTCCTTCTATTGTCTGTcctttaggagcaatgtcatcACCCTCCTCACAAATCTTACCTTGCTCCTGTACAAGTCTGTGTTCACTGCTCTGTACATCGACACTACCTTGCTCCGACAGATTTGTCTTCCTTTGTTGACTTTGACACCTTCTCATGTGCTTATCTAAAAATAACCTTCGCTGGAAGTGCTTGTGACACAGTGTGCATGTATGATCggacttcttttcaaaagattGCCTATCAGTCTCAGCACTGGGACAGGACTGGCATTCCAAGGTATGTAATTGGATTCTTTTCTTCCCCTTAAATGTGTATTGACAGCCAGAACATCGATACCAAGAGCACTGTTTCAAGTGGGATATCCTTTGCCACAATGCTACACTATCTTGCGGTGCTTTCACACACAAACGAATATGTTGCAAAAACCTTTTCCTTCCTCTAAAGTGCCTacaacaatgtttacatttatacCAAGATCGATTTTTTGTGTCGTTGGCCTCATATGCACTGAGACTTGTTTGCAACGCCATCACAGTGGGAGTGGTGATCTGTTTTTCACCTTTACATTTACTATAATGTCTTTGTAGTTTCTTTCTACCCTCGACCTTGAGACCGCAAAGGTCACATTGATGCCAAATTTGATTAGAACTGACAACTGACTCAACATCCTGATTTTCAACTGGACATTCTGGTGAAAGATGAGGCATGGCTTCATCAGAGACTATGCTGTCCACTGATCCTTTACATTGTTCAGATTTAGCAAAGTGTGTGATTTCGGGCATGCTTGGCTTGATCTCACGTGCTTCATTAAAGCCTTGATGTTTCAGTCGAACGTGTTCCTGTAGCTGTGACCTTCCTTTGAAAATATGATCACAGCTCTGACAAGTGAACCAAGGTCCTAGTCTAAGATGTTTAATTTCTGTGTTGGATTTTACAACAGAACTGCTACACTGACTTGTGGAATCAGCAAACACAGCACTGCATGGAGGAATTGATGaacaaattttcatagttttggCCATGTTCCTTATTCTTGTCTGGCCTTTGTGGGCAGAGAAACCATGTTGGCTGAGGCTTTTCTTTCCTTTAACTCTCTCTCCACCCTTGAACCTAGATGTGTTTCTCGTAACCACTGTCTTAGTCTTCATGAAACTTTTGTGGAGGAGCTTCATGTGAGACCTCAACTGTGCCTTACCTCTCACCTTCTGTCCACAGTCTGAGCAATGGAACCatcctgaatattttattgcatcAGAAGACCTGACGGCAGACGACACCGTGAACCTGCTGCAGCTGGTACTAGGTCTATGTCTTGTAACCTCTGTGCCATCACCATGCTTAGCAGCAGGCATACCATCACCTGATGTCAATCTTTCCATATTGGCTTCAACATGTGAAAAAGTATTAAGTGGATCACTTGTGTTAGCAGCAGATGTACCAATCCCTTCACTGCAATCCTTTACAGTCGCCATATTGACTGACTGTATATCAATCTGCTGCACTCTTGTCCCTGTGGCACCTGGGAGATGGTCGGTGTCGAGATTTAAGCCATCCATCTCAATGACATTATCATCTGCACGTCTGAGTTCCAGGTTCCAAGACATCATATGTCTGATATGGTCTCAGTCCTCAACACCATCCAACAAATCAGTCCTTAGTGGGGGAAATTTTCCTTGGTGGTGAGCAGAAACTTGAGACCAAACCTGGTTTTTTCCTGCTGTGAAAACTGTAGCCGCTACTGTAAGCTGTAAGGCTCCCTCAGGACCTGCAAAATATATAACACTGAGCTAGTTACTTTGGTTGTTACATCATACGGGGTGCGATTTGGGGCCTGCACTCGATGCAACCTGGCTAATGGGCCATCCTGTTACTGAAGGCAACCAGCAccagcgatgtataacatgcaccaGTACAAAGTATAAATAGCAAATTCATGTACACTGTCATGTAATacagtatttcagaaacaagCAACAATACAGGTACTAACGAACCGGATGTTCGAGCTATCTAGTCAGCTACATTTTAACATCACACTGACGTGTTTCAGTCTTACACTAAGTCACAGTGATAATAACTGGgggaagcgagtttagttttactccgcactcagcaatattccagatataaggCAGTCGTCTGTACATCTtcgatcgagtctggaccagacaatccagtgattaacagcatcagaattgatctgcacatttgggatccaatgac
The window above is part of the Haliotis asinina isolate JCU_RB_2024 chromosome 1, JCU_Hal_asi_v2, whole genome shotgun sequence genome. Proteins encoded here:
- the LOC137277571 gene encoding uncharacterized protein; the encoded protein is MSWNLELRRADDNVIEMDGLNLDTDHLPGATGTRVQQIDIQSVNMATVKDCSEGIGTSAANTSDPLNTFSHVEANMERLTSGDGMPAAKHGDGTEVTRHRPSTSCSRFTVSSAVRSSDAIKYSGWFHCSDCGQKVRGKAQLRSHMKLLHKSFMKTKTVVTRNTSRFKGGERVKGKKSLSQHGFSAHKGQTRIRNMAKTMKICSSIPPCSAVFADSTSQCSSSVVKSNTEIKHLRLGPWFTCQSCDHIFKGRSQLQEHVRLKHQGFNEAREIKPSMPEITHFAKSEQCKGSVDSIVSDEAMPHLSPECPVENQDVESVVSSNQIWHQCDLCGLKVEGRKKLQRHYSKCKGEKQITTPTVMALQTSLSAYEANDTKNRSWYKCKHCCRHFRGRKRFLQHIRLCVKAPQDSVALWQRISHLKQCSWYRCSGCQYTFKGKKRIQLHTLECQSCPSAETDRQSFEKKSDHTCTLCHKHFQRRLFLDKHMRRCQSQQRKTNLSEQGSVDVQSSEHRLVQEQGKICEEGDDIAPKGQTIEGNDELGTLSDHQPCSKTQVYGDAMSQLSLVFLQDGSWYKCEICGQNLRGKEQIKKHSHEQNSKETDTGELVSLNTSCLESEFLTVGSWHRCKICGKNLRGKEQLKNHSHAHEIKKSEEQEIHIVTGLESNFLRVGTWHRCKTCGENLRGKEQVKNHSHDLKVVNPDDEKTVCPDPSPPCLDFVKVGTWYSCKVCGQKLQGRKQMQLHSHSQPVDKTVPGNGLGLGTEIQNGLRSVEDGFIQVGSWYRCKSCLVRFRGRHNAEVHHRLKCSLGEGGYCHEDLLPEHCSAPRQGQDGVLRHDVQPTAMTDDVQHDMHPPKSDVQNHGGNEQYGCVDLTVSTMVPANVTVRDYIIKTEKGWECRICSKMILSWIGAFKHVRSHFTGTSLDCRICNKSFSSSGNRRKHERIHDTGNGSSVLKKHCHKKSLSSGPHPMKTMNHSYLTSMNRQQLSIPASAAACSQKTNIQRPNIAVERENKVQKELTFKSCSPEASAGAPMGDASATSASVAGASVTSASVAGVFVEAADVDNASKVYVAADAHTEAATLPCYGTSENNKGKFHKDQGFIRSGRRDKCMTDVYVDNDTMCADNESGTGVSLDQTYLSNDVLSSDDKMISELCDTSENERLSVEDEHHDDYVLFSEYEEDKGNLCIAELYEEQQSQVMSDVAEAPTETECTKLCQTSINVSEMSQAKQKLDNSNQESTENESMNIRDSNVSLSDINKLSRTLLERSDTDSREDEELSESGYTKFAVVQDCSLDTDLIMSDVSRHPDLVWSDDEFMPQTDIYSDSSMVYDPHSQKEEALNVSRRRITQDNSTRSQKPQICSELLHERFDIMDSARAERKNFLNSKLGKNRIAASTKCRMKTVCKPKQSWDMFNFQLMPSDVSERWRKRKQDAANECAGEISDKQISDDLRTHEDHSHKDIFECSRSSGQIDLSSSEVNRKKPMLYKTRKELYVPEQVRFQRGQEEKTHFKDYLDNGDSMCKGVRRMSLKACDRPADRDEKSRQGRFVCSLCYKTFASETVATGHLKQHARNQKNRARNYSKKTIINVGFKKHCRVCQRVFTNEGDLELHECRHLVEDTVGPSKYVRCEICGERYRTQKLLDQHKIGHQVWLKCSHCNLYFAKVTELQQHCVVAKHFVCECGDAFTSYAKLDIHRDGCMCIN